The DNA segment tgccaatgacccgttatccagtttagtcagcctgtcgtaggttacttaggcagtctaatttattaaaataagttacgaatattagcaaataaaaatgctagaaagtaaataaatgataaAAAGTTCTGAaatttagctccaaaaatttgttccttagaatgatctgaagtaaattaaaatagttctaaaaattttaaatattacgaaatgattgtaaataacttagaaagtatcaaggaagtgataaaaaaactagtagaagaattataacttaaataacattacaaatgtgactttcataagaatataagtataagtataaattttaaatttatttgtacattatataaatgattatagtaaatttatgacaaaagagattctagagagcaacataaatgacgaaaaatatactgtatagaaaatttcatatgaatccagtaaaattcttgagtatagaaaatatgctccaattatttttatttgtatacattatttcttgttatattattgcaccactaagcagtaatgcttagcgcgatggatttgtttcctcgcacaggtactgaagttaaagcccagcaaatactaaacagagatattgaagttctgatctgcagagtgttcaaggttgtcacatcCTCAgtaatacatgtagatagggcctatatagatcatattatatattttgtacattataattagttattatttgtaatgtaaactatgaattgtatgttgaaatatagattatagaactgtAATTGATTTGtagatcatataaattatgaatttatataatcagtctgtaaatcatataaattaatgaaacttaagaatttatatatataaattgtatatgaatggaaatgcatggaaatgaatatgaaattgagatatatgaatgagatgtgaattatgagatggttatgagaataattgatgagatttttattataaaatattattgagaattttaagcatgtgaatagtgaaatacgccaactgataataaaatagggaaaactctgctggtttctccgtctaaaaataattgatattaaaatataacgagaataaaatttttaaaggaataaagtaagatgagttagggtactccggcatcgaatgtagcacactttgctcggctatagtATAGTCGGGTGAAGGATATTAcagaaataataaatttaaatatttttatcaaaataatattaaaaattcaaaatataattttCTACATTATAAAATATAACTTTATAATATTTAAGTACGTTTTTATCACCATATAAAAATTTTCAcacttttttgtttttaattctcaaaattatgatacagaaaaaaaaatatatgaagcAAACCTAAAATTAGGGGGTGAAAGATTCTTGGGATCTGAACTAaatcaaaaaaattaaattaaacagaatgaaaaaaaaaatcattattatAAGAACTAAAATGAACTTATTTTATTGTTAAATTGGTTCTAATTTTTCATCAAAAATCAAATCAGACCAGAACCAAATCAGACGAAAACAGTATTTaagaataaatattaataattgaaTTCAATAAGTTTaagattatatttattattttatttttaatttgaaaagttttaattataatacatcaaaattttatAGACGACatctattatattaaaattaaatttatttttaatacttattatggtgaattaaaatataaactagtaaaaattgtatatttttcagcaaagttttaaatttaaaaagttaaataaaaatataataaataatttagttttgtgcttttaatttaaattacgtTACTCCTAACTCATATTATACTCGGTGATTTATtgttattttataatttgaataGAAATATTATATGACTTATTATGGATATTTGGTGTTTATTTTAGTATTTCTCTTGACTAAATTATTATGTTTATATtactttattaatattttattttgatattggtattattatttcaatattagtattattatttgtattgatattttaatgttaaaaatatataattatttttattttttaaaaaaaatataataatattgtaaTTTTAAGTATAAAAATTGAGAATCAAActgaatcaaaattaaaaataaaaaaaaaatattaaaattaaaactaaaatcgaatcgaaattaaaaatattaaaaattaatttaaaactaaaatcagaattaaaatttaattcctcgtttaatttaaaaaaatgaagaaaCGAAATTCAATCTTGATTTCCATTCTTACAAAGAATTGATCTAGAATCAAACGGCGGACCCCCTACCCAAAATGCTATTATGTAGCAGTTTATAATATGTTTCGCATTGGATTTcagaatttaatattatttttttaaataaaaatattattttaaatattattaaaaaataatttaaaaaataattttattatttgaatatttttataattaaaataaataaatttaatttttaattattttttaattattctatttaataaagtgatttttttttctaCAGCAATTTTATCAATAATATCGAAAATGCGTATACTCACACCGCGGGAGAAACAACAAAGAGCGAAAAATAGAACCTTAAAACAAATCatgatatatttttaataaaagacTTTGTCAATTGATGACGTCACCATATCGTCTCTCTCTGaattaaataaagaaataatacATAATAAAAACATCATACTCGACATATTCAGCTTTTGATTGGcccaccgccaccaccaccaccaccgccgCCGCCGAACCCAGACCCACGCCCTTTGTTTCAAATCTCAAATCTCATCTTCCAAATTCATCGGAAAATtctttttcacttttcctttttaattcttcttcttatttttatttttatttgtatacactGTTATGTGTACCCATGTAGATTTTACACGTTTCATTTTCTACCAAGAAGTCTTCAAATTGGGCATATCTGTGGCCAATTTCCTGACGGGCTGTTGTTGATTTAATTGTTTCTAGTTCATGGGTATTGGGTCATAGGTAATGGGAATTGGGTATAATTTAATAATCAGAATCTAGTCACTAATAATAATCTTTGATATTCTGTAATTCAGTGGAGGTTGttagataatttattaatttattataatatggGAAATGTGAATGGAAGAGGAGAAGAAGATGGGGTAACTAGCCCTTCAGGATCAGGTGGTGGTGGGGTGGGAGCTGGGGTTGATGAAGAGgagggaggaggaggaggaaataACGGCGGTGAGGGCATGGTTGTTCCAGATGAGACCCACCTTGGCTGCCTTCCCCCTCCTCCTGAATTGATGGGTCAGTCCCCTCCTCACAGCCCTAGAGCCACTCAATCACCTCTCATGTTCACTCCTCAGGTcagtttatttattattatttttttttattttcttgttgaTTCTCTTGTGGGTTTCAATGATTCACTGTCTATTTTAACATACATGCAATCAACTAGAGATTTTCATTGTTGAAGAACATTTACATTGTTGCCTCTTCAAAGGATTTAAAGAATCCGATTACTTGTTTGGTTATGAGGATTTTTCGAGGTGATACTGTTTTGGCTATACATTTTTCTGGTCTTGGGCTTCTCTTTTATGCTTAACACAGTTTGATATCAGTCGCAGGAAAATTTGTCATTGATTTTAAAAGCCTTTGATTTGAGAAGGTTTTGTATTCGTTGTCTATTTTGTATAGAAATAATAGGAAGAGGAATTATTTAACCCACTTTAAATGCTTGCTTATTTGCATGTCAATTGCATTGGCTACATGGTTTCTGGGGTGAGCTTCTATCTGTGACATTGAATTGATGAGTTAATATGATTTGTTGTTACCATTTCTAGAGCATTTACTAACTCTTGCCATCATGTTGAAATTTGattttgctaagaaaaattgtggTGTCAAATTCAACAAGATCAAATCCGTCACAACTCACAAGCTATATCCTGTCATATATTGATAGAATTCAGTGCTTGATGATCATTTCATTTAATCTTTGATGTTTCAACTCATGCTCAGTTTACATCCTATAGCATAGTTCTGTATGGCCAGCTTGTGTGCCTAAACAATCTAtgtaaattctaaatttttactGTCTTTTGGCGCTTTTCTTTTCTAGGTTCCAGTGGTTCCGCTACAAAGACCAGACGATATCCAAATACCAAGCAATTCATGGATGCAAAATACTGTTGGGTATGAAGAAATGTGCAATGAGCAAGGAATTCCGACAATGATTTCATGGAGCTATGGTGGCAAGGAAGTAGCTGTTGAGGGATCATGGGATAACTGGAAAACCAGGTTATAGTAATTCATTGCTTTTTTTAATTGTTTGCCTTCTTCATTTTAATTTAACTAGTAACTGCTATTCAAGTATCTAATATATCCTTTTGCTTTGTTGTTCAGAATTGCCTTGCAGAGATCTGGTAAAGATTACACTATAATGAAAGTACTGCCTTCTGGGGTTTACCAGTATAGGTTTATTGTTGATGGACAGTGGAGGTACATCCCTGACTTACCTTGGGCTCAAGATGATACTGGCAAAGCTTACAACATTTTGGATTTGCAGGTAAACATATGATCATCACCTATCTATACTAATTTTTTCATGGGTGCAACATAAGTGAGTTGTAGTCTAAAGCTTTCTCTCCAATGTACTCGTGCAATTGAAATCCAGCAATGTGTTTTATGCACACGTACATTGGTGAGACAGCTTTGGATGGATGCACTAGTCCTTTTAGCTGGTGcacacaaaaatataaaattagataagatgaaatttaaaaaatgtaaaatttggGTAAACAATTTTTATGTTGGTTATAGCTTAAAAATGAGCTGCCCACTGTTTTCCTGCAACACCAACCCACTTACTGTAAAGAAAAATATGAATAAGTAGTTAAATACTTGGCTAAAGTATCCTAATTCAAACCTGGGAGTTTGATGCAAAATTAGgatcttatatttatttttattattgttagTTGTTACTAGTCTACTACCActagattctttttttttttctcctgaaGAAACATGTGTTTATTCTCAGAACTGGATGACATTACAATGTTGCTTCCTCACTTTGCATTTCTTCCTTTGTTGAAAAATAAACTCTCATTCTTATTTTTTCTCTCCTGAAGAAACATGACTTTATTCTTAGAATTGGATGATATAATCATTTTGCTTCCTTACAGATTGCATTTCTTCCTTTGTTGAAAAATAATGTATGAGTTCTTATTATTTTGCTGAGGATAGACTATAGTTGATACACTTAAAACTTTTTTGGGATTAAGGTCCAAACTTGTTTTTTTGGAGAGAACCCTTTAAGATAATGTTAGAAAAAGCCGTTTGAGGCTGTTTAGGTGCTTTGTAGTTACTATGACTGATACATgttaaatttaacttaaaaacaATTTGTAGTGGTTAAGAACAATTTTTAGTGGCTTCAAATTATCTATATTGAAAGTAATGCTTTTCTCAAAAGCAGCCCAAACATCAATTCCAAATGGACCCAGCATAATGGCCTTTGCATATGAGATTTTAGGAACTCAAGAGTTCAAATTGGGAATCTTGAATTCTGATAATCTTTGACTGCTGGcatgaaaaaatatataatacagcTTATACTCTTAGTCCATTGATCTTTTGTTTTTGTGCATGATTAAAAGTAAAGAAAATGAAAGGGAACCATATACTTCATGTGATGATGACCTCATGAACAGCTATTATGTGATTTGGAAACCTATGATCTTATTGTCTTTCAGAAGCCAGAGTATTTTCATTTTACACTTCAATAATATGATTTGATCAAGCACGTGCAAACCTAGATTTGCTCAAAATACTCAAGAATTAGAAGCAAAATCTCCGTTCAACCGGTGGTAATATGTTTTAAACTCCCAAGGTATTGTAGGAAGTATGATGGGCAATGAAAAATATGCTTTGGAAGAAAGATTGCAACAGTTCTAACATCGTTAAAAGTTTAACGTTGCTTTTTCTATAGAACCATTTTAATACTCAGTGTGTCAATATGATAATTGTTTCTCACGCATGATCTAAGAATTTTCAGTTGCTCAAGATAAGCTTTTGTTTATATTCTGCAGTTTTATACAAAAACAAGACTATGCTGTATTTCTCTTGAAATAACAACTTTAGTTTATCGAAATGT comes from the Hevea brasiliensis isolate MT/VB/25A 57/8 chromosome 5, ASM3005281v1, whole genome shotgun sequence genome and includes:
- the LOC110663396 gene encoding SNF1-related protein kinase regulatory subunit beta-2; translation: MGNVNGRGEEDGVTSPSGSGGGGVGAGVDEEEGGGGGNNGGEGMVVPDETHLGCLPPPPELMGQSPPHSPRATQSPLMFTPQVPVVPLQRPDDIQIPSNSWMQNTVGYEEMCNEQGIPTMISWSYGGKEVAVEGSWDNWKTRIALQRSGKDYTIMKVLPSGVYQYRFIVDGQWRYIPDLPWAQDDTGKAYNILDLQDYVPEDLESISSFEPPQSPESSYSNMQLGSDDFAKEPPFVPPHLQMTLLNMPSSYMEIPPPLSRPQHVVLNHLYMQKGKGGPALVALGSTHRFLAKYVTVVLYKSLQR